In one Pseudomonas purpurea genomic region, the following are encoded:
- the mksE gene encoding Mks condensin complex protein MksE: MQLDLSELSQLAPIFRELFKGYHVSRRDPELYAQLSNFQDQYRTLFKALGFELVCDTRGFYYFVPDLAAAAVNKTAQRLALFTFILVEHLADQGRDPIAVLDGGSLGRDELPSLLEKYRDLFIQAEVQTVEELEEKIMRRMTQLGFAGEENGIYRFLPPMHRFLDVCLSVQQDRDLAASLHSVLPLPVPVLIDDDSDEKLLETDDPLDLSEFEGESEEDALARAIAEEQELDA, encoded by the coding sequence ATGCAACTTGATCTTTCCGAACTGTCCCAGCTGGCGCCGATCTTTCGCGAGCTGTTCAAGGGTTACCACGTCAGCCGCCGCGATCCCGAGTTGTACGCGCAGCTGTCGAACTTCCAGGATCAGTACCGCACGCTGTTCAAGGCCCTGGGCTTTGAGCTGGTCTGCGACACGCGTGGTTTCTACTATTTCGTGCCGGACCTCGCCGCCGCTGCGGTGAACAAGACCGCCCAGCGTCTGGCATTGTTCACCTTCATCCTCGTCGAGCACCTGGCCGACCAGGGCCGCGACCCGATTGCCGTGCTTGATGGCGGCAGCCTCGGTCGCGATGAACTGCCCTCCTTGCTGGAAAAGTACCGCGACCTGTTCATCCAGGCCGAAGTGCAGACCGTCGAAGAACTCGAAGAAAAAATCATGCGCCGCATGACGCAGTTGGGTTTCGCCGGTGAAGAGAACGGCATCTACCGTTTCCTGCCACCGATGCACCGCTTCCTCGACGTCTGCCTCTCTGTTCAACAGGACCGTGACCTGGCCGCCAGCCTGCACAGCGTGCTGCCGTTGCCGGTGCCAGTGCTGATCGATGACGACAGCGACGAAAAACTGTTGGAAACCGATGACCCGCTGGACCTCAGTGAATTCGAGGGTGAAAGCGAAGAAGACGCACTGGCCCGCGCCATTGCCGAAGAACAGGAGCTCGACGCATGA
- the can gene encoding carbonate dehydratase, with translation MNELQDLIDNNERWADAIKQEDPDFFAKLARQQTPEYLWIGCSDARVPANEIVGMLPGDLFVHRNVANVVLHTDLNCLSVIQYAVDVLKVKHILVTGHYGCGGVRASMQDRQLGLIDGWLRSIRDLYYENREVLAQLPTEEERVDRLCELNVIQQVANVGHTSIVQNAWHRGQSLSVHGCIYGIKDGRWKSLNATISGFEQLPPQYRLRPVGAL, from the coding sequence ATGAACGAATTACAAGATCTGATTGATAACAACGAGCGTTGGGCCGATGCGATCAAGCAGGAAGATCCTGACTTCTTCGCCAAACTGGCCCGCCAGCAGACGCCTGAATACCTGTGGATCGGCTGTTCGGACGCCCGTGTACCGGCCAACGAGATCGTTGGCATGTTGCCGGGCGACCTGTTCGTGCACCGCAATGTGGCCAACGTGGTGCTGCACACCGACCTCAACTGCTTGTCGGTGATTCAGTACGCGGTGGACGTGCTCAAGGTCAAACACATCCTGGTCACCGGTCACTACGGTTGCGGTGGCGTGCGCGCCTCGATGCAGGATCGCCAGTTGGGCCTGATCGACGGTTGGTTGCGCTCGATTCGCGACCTGTACTACGAAAACCGTGAAGTGTTGGCGCAACTGCCGACCGAAGAAGAGCGTGTCGACCGTCTCTGCGAGCTCAACGTGATCCAGCAAGTGGCCAACGTCGGGCACACCAGCATTGTGCAAAACGCCTGGCATCGTGGGCAGAGCCTGTCGGTCCACGGTTGCATCTACGGCATCAAGGACGGTCGCTGGAAAAGCCTGAACGCGACCATCAGTGGTTTTGAGCAATTGCCGCCGCAGTACCGTTTGCGCCCGGTCGGTGCACTGTAG
- a CDS encoding MlaD family protein: MTDLPKAKTRPASNWSAIWVLPLIALIIGGWLGWRAYNETGIEVHVRFESGEGIQANKTEVVYKGMSVGKVKSLTLDDEGASKGVIATVEMNKDVEQYLKTGTRFWLVKPSVSLAGITGLETLVSGNYVAISPGEGEPSRKFKALAEEPPLSDSKPGLHLTIKADRLGSLSRGSPVFYKQIRVGQVKSYLLSEDQSTVELKVFIEPTYASLVRKYTRFWNASGISIDANLSGVKVRSESLASIVAGGIAFATPENRRDSPPTDPSLPFRLYEDFDAAQAGIRVKVKLSDFEGLQAGRTPVMYKGIQVGSLKALKVDPDLSSASAELTLDPLAEDYLVNGTQFWVVKPSISLAGITGLEALVKGNYIAIRPGDKGGAPQREFEARAKAPPLDLRSPGLHMVLFTENLGSLEVGSPILYKQVKVGSVQSYQFSRTKKQLVIGVHIEKEYEGLVNGSTRFWNASGITLSGGLTGGIQVKSESLQSLMAGGIAFETPIANVPLRKRIPRFRLFASREEASQKGAVVTIKVDRADGLRSGTPIRFKGLDVGKVEGVDLSDDLQSVLLTARITEVPDRIARVGSQFWVVKPELGLIKTSNLETLVTGQYIEVQPAAKNLGPQKNFVALEQPPEATAQEEGLSLVLSAARRGSLKTGVPVTYREITVGKVTGYELGQTADRVLIHILIEPKYAPLVRGGSRFWNASGFGVDFGLFKGATVRTESLETLIAGGIAFATPDGERMGNPARPEQTFPLFDKFEDEWLIWAPKIPLGKQ; this comes from the coding sequence ATGACTGATTTGCCTAAAGCTAAAACCCGACCGGCCTCCAACTGGTCGGCGATCTGGGTGTTGCCGTTGATTGCCCTGATTATCGGTGGATGGTTGGGCTGGCGTGCCTACAACGAGACAGGTATCGAGGTGCATGTCCGTTTTGAAAGTGGCGAAGGCATCCAGGCCAACAAGACCGAGGTGGTCTACAAAGGCATGTCGGTCGGCAAGGTCAAGAGCCTGACGCTTGATGATGAAGGGGCGTCCAAGGGGGTGATTGCCACCGTCGAAATGAACAAGGACGTTGAGCAATACCTCAAGACCGGCACCCGCTTCTGGCTGGTGAAACCGAGCGTTTCCCTGGCCGGGATCACGGGTTTGGAAACCCTGGTATCGGGTAACTATGTGGCGATCAGCCCAGGCGAAGGTGAGCCGAGCCGCAAGTTCAAGGCCCTGGCCGAAGAACCGCCGCTGTCGGACTCCAAGCCGGGCCTGCACCTGACCATCAAGGCTGATCGTCTTGGTTCGCTGAGTCGCGGCAGCCCGGTGTTCTACAAGCAGATTCGTGTCGGCCAGGTGAAAAGCTACCTGCTGTCAGAAGATCAGAGCACGGTCGAGCTCAAGGTCTTCATCGAACCGACTTACGCCAGCCTGGTCCGCAAATACACGCGCTTCTGGAACGCCAGTGGCATCAGCATCGACGCGAACCTGTCCGGGGTCAAAGTGCGCAGTGAATCGTTGGCGAGCATCGTCGCCGGCGGTATTGCGTTCGCCACGCCGGAGAACCGCAGGGACAGCCCACCGACTGACCCGAGCCTGCCATTCCGGCTGTATGAAGACTTCGACGCGGCACAGGCCGGAATCCGGGTCAAAGTGAAGCTCAGTGACTTCGAAGGCTTGCAGGCCGGTCGCACGCCAGTAATGTACAAGGGGATTCAGGTCGGCAGTTTGAAAGCACTGAAGGTCGACCCTGATCTGTCCAGCGCCAGTGCCGAGCTGACCCTTGATCCGCTGGCCGAGGATTACCTGGTCAACGGGACTCAGTTCTGGGTGGTCAAGCCGTCGATTTCGCTGGCCGGCATCACCGGCCTGGAAGCGTTGGTGAAGGGTAACTACATCGCGATTCGCCCGGGTGACAAGGGCGGCGCACCGCAGCGTGAGTTCGAGGCGCGCGCCAAGGCGCCGCCACTGGACCTGCGTTCACCGGGCCTGCACATGGTGCTGTTCACCGAGAACCTGGGCTCGCTGGAAGTCGGCAGTCCGATTCTCTACAAGCAGGTCAAGGTCGGTTCGGTGCAGAGTTATCAGTTCTCGCGCACCAAAAAGCAGTTGGTCATTGGTGTGCACATCGAGAAAGAGTACGAAGGGTTGGTCAACGGCTCGACGCGTTTCTGGAATGCCAGTGGCATTACGCTTTCGGGTGGCTTGACCGGTGGGATTCAGGTCAAGAGTGAGTCTCTGCAAAGTCTGATGGCCGGTGGTATTGCCTTCGAAACGCCTATCGCGAATGTTCCGCTGCGCAAGCGTATTCCACGCTTCCGGCTGTTTGCCAGCCGCGAAGAGGCGAGCCAGAAGGGCGCGGTGGTGACCATCAAGGTCGACCGTGCCGATGGTTTGCGCAGTGGTACGCCGATTCGCTTCAAGGGCCTGGACGTAGGCAAAGTCGAAGGCGTCGACTTGAGTGATGACTTGCAATCGGTCCTGCTCACCGCCCGTATCACCGAGGTGCCGGATCGTATCGCCCGGGTGGGTAGCCAGTTCTGGGTGGTCAAGCCTGAGCTGGGCCTGATCAAAACCTCGAACCTCGAAACCCTGGTGACGGGGCAGTACATCGAAGTGCAGCCAGCGGCGAAGAACCTGGGGCCGCAAAAGAACTTTGTTGCCCTGGAACAGCCACCGGAAGCCACTGCGCAGGAAGAAGGCTTGAGCCTGGTGCTGAGCGCCGCGCGTCGCGGTTCACTGAAGACCGGTGTGCCGGTGACCTACCGCGAAATTACCGTGGGCAAAGTCACCGGTTATGAATTGGGCCAGACCGCTGACCGGGTGCTGATCCATATTCTGATCGAACCCAAGTACGCACCGTTGGTGCGCGGCGGCAGTCGGTTCTGGAATGCCAGCGGTTTTGGCGTGGACTTTGGCCTGTTCAAAGGCGCGACCGTTCGCACCGAGTCACTGGAAACCCTGATCGCCGGCGGTATCGCCTTCGCGACCCCGGACGGTGAACGCATGGGCAACCCCGCGCGGCCTGAGCAGACGTTCCCGTTGTTCGACAAGTTTGAAGATGAATGGCTGATCTGGGCGCCGAAGATTCCACTCGGCAAACAGTAG
- the mksF gene encoding Mks condensin complex protein MksF: protein MSKERYGIRRFALLNTAGYSLGLFPLEEPLSVYGANNLGKSASINALQFPILARMSDMSFGKYSLEQSRRFYFASDTSYILVEVSLPHGPHVIGVVGRGPGGGFGHQFFAYAGKLDLAHYQKDDTCLRQKELFNNLERQGLKAYELKPDELRRLLVGGHTSVPLDLTLIPLRSTSEQSLKTFRALFINLLHMREITAAKLKQLFLDAFEHSLRSGSVDYIAACEEAFRDVRRMEQDYNSLVTAGPLVEALSAGVTQRNILRGKLHRISPLLDSLLGTWSDYAGARKEELTIQAEHYRNEQDALQNDQRGGTQELMRLEREITGIQRWLGELSVLKHRFALVDDVKVLEQQLLAAKDAHDELAGALAQSRQFSAEDLEERLRDLEKRLKSVKQQLDHADNNSYARLREEFSQQDVERLMRLFNSALFSLPLGEHGIALDDEGQWVKSMELILDSFKGERFEAPGLSIDLSHIEPPALQALADRAALRDQKERLEKELKQLKTQQAVAADRAASKTQTEALYQQVLDAQKALEDFRRSQTLSAEEGDKLEQLAQMEAAQDELKRSSDAFTERVQQLSAKLQLVGRQIGDMEAKQRTLDDALRRRQLLPADLPFGTPFMDPIDDSMDNLLPLLNDYQDSWQGLLRVDGQIEALYAQVRLKGVAKFDSEDDVERRLQLLINAYAHRTDEALTLGKARRAAVTDIARTLRNIRSDYDSLEHQLALFNREINKRQVSNLQSFRIVLAPNKEALKHIDQIIHSAGQYEEGETLSVFDLSQSADQDNKNEEAKEYLARLVAANHNQLGLKDLFELAFEITKVNGQPVIHTDIDGAASNGTTMTIKALTNMYLLLHLMDRDQAGRVRLPYYLDEAADIDEKNQAALLETSLQLGFVPILASVKPQVCASVAIDLEGGSGPNGIYIDEADWKYIRRHDEVKAVVNVEADEPELDAV, encoded by the coding sequence ATGAGCAAGGAACGTTACGGCATCCGCCGCTTTGCCCTTTTGAACACCGCCGGCTACAGCCTCGGCCTGTTCCCGCTGGAAGAACCGCTGTCGGTCTACGGCGCGAACAACCTCGGTAAATCCGCCTCGATCAACGCCTTGCAGTTCCCGATTCTGGCGCGCATGTCGGACATGAGCTTCGGCAAGTACAGCCTGGAACAGTCGCGCCGTTTCTACTTCGCCTCGGACACCAGTTACATCCTGGTCGAAGTCTCGCTGCCTCACGGTCCTCACGTCATCGGCGTGGTCGGGCGTGGCCCGGGCGGTGGTTTCGGTCACCAGTTCTTCGCCTACGCCGGCAAACTCGATCTGGCCCATTACCAGAAAGACGACACCTGCCTGCGCCAGAAAGAGCTGTTCAACAACCTTGAGCGCCAGGGCCTGAAAGCCTACGAACTCAAACCTGATGAACTGCGGCGCTTGCTGGTGGGCGGTCACACTTCGGTTCCGCTGGACCTGACACTGATCCCGCTGCGCTCCACCAGCGAGCAGAGCCTGAAGACCTTCCGCGCGCTGTTCATCAACCTGCTGCACATGCGCGAAATCACCGCAGCCAAGCTCAAGCAGTTGTTCCTCGACGCGTTCGAGCACAGCCTGCGTTCCGGCAGCGTCGATTACATTGCCGCGTGCGAAGAAGCGTTCCGCGATGTACGCCGCATGGAGCAGGACTACAACTCGCTGGTCACCGCCGGTCCTTTGGTCGAAGCCCTTTCGGCAGGCGTCACCCAGCGCAACATCCTGCGCGGCAAGTTGCACCGCATCTCGCCGCTGCTTGACTCCTTGCTGGGCACCTGGTCGGACTATGCCGGCGCCCGCAAGGAAGAGCTGACGATCCAGGCCGAACACTACCGCAACGAGCAGGATGCCCTGCAAAACGACCAGCGCGGCGGCACTCAGGAACTGATGCGCCTGGAACGCGAGATCACCGGCATCCAGCGCTGGCTCGGCGAGTTGTCGGTGCTCAAGCATCGTTTCGCGTTGGTCGATGACGTCAAAGTCCTTGAACAACAATTGCTCGCGGCCAAAGACGCCCACGATGAACTGGCCGGTGCATTGGCGCAGTCTCGTCAGTTCAGCGCCGAAGACCTTGAAGAACGCCTGCGGGACCTGGAAAAACGCCTGAAGTCGGTCAAGCAGCAACTCGATCACGCTGACAACAACAGCTATGCCCGCCTGCGCGAAGAGTTTTCGCAACAGGACGTGGAGCGCCTGATGCGCCTGTTCAACAGCGCCCTGTTCAGCTTGCCGTTGGGCGAGCATGGCATCGCGCTGGACGACGAGGGTCAGTGGGTCAAATCCATGGAGCTGATCCTCGACAGTTTCAAAGGCGAGCGTTTCGAAGCACCGGGCCTGTCCATCGACCTGTCGCACATCGAACCGCCAGCCCTGCAAGCCTTGGCTGACCGCGCCGCGTTGCGCGATCAGAAAGAGCGCCTGGAAAAAGAACTCAAGCAGCTTAAGACACAGCAAGCCGTGGCGGCGGACCGCGCAGCCAGCAAGACCCAGACCGAAGCGCTGTACCAACAAGTGCTGGATGCGCAAAAAGCCCTGGAAGACTTCCGTCGCTCGCAAACCCTGAGCGCTGAAGAAGGCGACAAGCTGGAGCAGTTGGCGCAGATGGAAGCCGCGCAAGATGAGTTGAAGCGCTCCAGCGACGCCTTCACCGAACGCGTCCAGCAACTGTCGGCCAAGCTGCAACTGGTCGGCCGCCAGATCGGCGACATGGAAGCCAAGCAACGCACCCTCGACGACGCCCTGCGCCGCCGTCAGTTGCTGCCGGCCGACCTGCCGTTCGGCACGCCGTTCATGGACCCGATCGACGATTCCATGGACAACCTGCTGCCGCTGCTCAACGACTATCAGGACAGCTGGCAAGGTCTGTTGCGCGTCGATGGGCAGATCGAAGCGCTGTACGCCCAGGTTCGCCTCAAGGGCGTGGCCAAGTTCGACAGCGAGGACGACGTCGAGCGTCGCCTGCAATTGCTGATCAACGCTTACGCGCACCGTACCGACGAAGCCCTGACGCTGGGCAAGGCACGCCGTGCCGCCGTGACCGACATCGCCCGGACCCTGCGCAATATTCGCAGTGACTACGACAGCCTTGAGCACCAACTGGCGCTGTTCAACCGCGAGATCAACAAGCGTCAGGTCTCCAACCTGCAAAGCTTCCGCATCGTGCTCGCGCCGAACAAGGAAGCCCTCAAGCACATCGACCAGATCATCCACAGCGCCGGTCAATACGAAGAAGGCGAAACCCTCTCCGTGTTCGACCTGAGCCAAAGCGCCGATCAGGACAACAAGAACGAAGAAGCCAAGGAATACCTGGCGCGTCTGGTGGCGGCAAACCACAACCAGTTGGGCCTGAAAGACCTGTTCGAGCTGGCGTTCGAAATCACCAAGGTCAACGGGCAACCGGTGATTCACACCGACATCGATGGCGCCGCGTCCAACGGCACCACCATGACCATCAAGGCGCTGACCAACATGTACTTGTTGCTGCACTTGATGGACCGCGACCAGGCCGGTCGCGTGCGCCTGCCGTACTACCTCGACGAGGCGGCGGACATCGACGAGAAGAACCAGGCAGCCTTGCTGGAAACCAGCCTGCAACTGGGCTTCGTGCCGATTCTGGCCAGTGTGAAGCCGCAGGTCTGCGCCAGTGTCGCCATCGACCTGGAAGGCGGCAGCGGACCGAACGGCATCTATATCGACGAGGCGGACTGGAAGTACATCCGTCGCCACGATGAAGTGAAGGCTGTGGTTAACGTTGAAGCGGATGAGCCGGAGCTGGATGCGGTTTGA
- a CDS encoding serine kinase/phosphatase has product MTESRRPFDAVQPEPIDDNEDRMGTMRELDFDEEPGETIGDLVPEHQREQPTPSKHLRESGMHENSTDDDESDDDLSPGNLIREDGARDAHEAGEDFSADWDLSIVDENEIGGGNGLDEAEMAERDPVDGNR; this is encoded by the coding sequence ATGACCGAATCACGACGTCCTTTCGATGCGGTACAACCCGAACCCATCGACGACAACGAAGACCGCATGGGCACGATGCGTGAACTGGATTTCGATGAAGAACCCGGCGAGACCATTGGCGACCTGGTTCCCGAGCACCAGCGTGAGCAACCGACACCCAGCAAACACCTGCGTGAATCAGGCATGCACGAGAACTCGACGGATGACGACGAGTCCGACGACGACCTGAGCCCGGGAAACCTGATCCGTGAAGATGGTGCCCGTGATGCTCACGAAGCCGGGGAAGATTTTAGCGCCGATTGGGACTTGAGTATCGTCGACGAGAACGAAATTGGCGGAGGCAATGGGCTGGATGAAGCGGAAATGGCGGAGCGTGATCCTGTTGACGGGAATCGTTGA
- a CDS encoding lysine methyltransferase, protein MKSQAEGKPRTQPSDCVYPYEETSTCQGYPSRAHFEVIQTADGRGAGITALRDYLRISRMCRVSGLLTHARQLHTLQLIPGVHVHDPFFSGLLLHSCDPNVFLDMSELWLWALKDITPGSVLCMDYASTEDKLMRQFACQCGSPDCRGWITGYDEPPNAEGLLFLQHRHRHHG, encoded by the coding sequence ATGAAATCTCAGGCCGAGGGCAAGCCACGTACACAGCCCAGCGACTGCGTTTACCCTTACGAAGAAACCAGCACCTGCCAGGGCTACCCTTCCCGGGCGCACTTCGAGGTCATCCAGACCGCCGATGGGCGGGGTGCAGGCATCACCGCGTTGCGCGATTACCTGCGCATCAGCCGTATGTGCCGGGTGTCCGGACTACTGACCCATGCTCGCCAACTGCACACCCTGCAACTGATACCGGGCGTTCACGTCCACGATCCGTTTTTTTCCGGATTGCTGCTGCACTCCTGCGACCCGAACGTGTTCCTGGACATGAGTGAGCTGTGGTTATGGGCATTAAAGGACATCACGCCCGGCAGCGTGCTGTGCATGGACTACGCCAGCACCGAAGACAAACTGATGCGTCAGTTTGCCTGCCAGTGTGGCTCGCCCGACTGCCGGGGCTGGATCACCGGGTACGATGAACCGCCCAATGCCGAAGGCCTGTTGTTTCTACAACACAGGCATCGACATCACGGCTAG
- a CDS encoding energy transducer TonB → MQVVNWLPRTELPFAAPSRPELLEVPEPLVETPRVPAQVAKAPVEPAPRPAERVKIEVPRPTPSVARPVSKPVEDAEPAPVVAKTPPVPPPRFALQLLRAGRCLLLVELPTGGAFQSRDPAYLLLKDMLRAAGLPDSPQIVGEPVRWPLLARGTMDQGPDAARDFVQGFLSARLEDAPCVCTWLIGLPAVRFAGEANAESYNRELQVEGLGSVWALPGLELLMDEPQRKADVWQAMRRLMARWKESNE, encoded by the coding sequence ATGCAGGTGGTCAACTGGCTGCCGCGCACCGAATTGCCCTTTGCCGCGCCGTCACGGCCCGAGCTGCTGGAAGTGCCAGAGCCGTTGGTCGAGACGCCGAGGGTGCCTGCTCAGGTCGCGAAAGCGCCTGTAGAGCCCGCGCCCCGGCCCGCCGAGCGGGTCAAGATCGAGGTCCCGCGCCCGACGCCTTCGGTTGCACGCCCGGTGAGCAAACCGGTCGAAGACGCCGAACCTGCGCCGGTCGTGGCCAAGACGCCGCCCGTACCGCCGCCGCGTTTTGCCCTGCAACTGCTGCGTGCCGGCCGTTGCCTGCTGCTGGTGGAGTTACCCACAGGCGGAGCGTTCCAGAGTCGCGATCCGGCGTACTTGCTGCTCAAGGACATGCTGCGCGCCGCTGGGCTGCCGGACAGCCCGCAAATTGTCGGCGAACCGGTGCGCTGGCCGTTGCTGGCTCGCGGCACCATGGATCAGGGCCCGGACGCCGCGCGCGACTTCGTGCAGGGTTTCCTCTCGGCTCGCCTCGAAGACGCACCCTGTGTGTGCACGTGGCTGATCGGCTTGCCCGCAGTGCGTTTTGCCGGTGAGGCCAATGCCGAGTCTTACAATCGCGAACTTCAGGTCGAAGGCCTGGGGTCGGTCTGGGCCCTGCCTGGCCTGGAATTATTAATGGATGAGCCACAGCGTAAGGCTGATGTCTGGCAAGCCATGCGTCGGCTGATGGCGCGCTGGAAAGAATCAAATGAGTGA
- a CDS encoding paraquat-inducible protein A translates to MTDPVDASGLSNLPLDDLVACHECDLLMRKPLLAHGEKALCPRCGYELYAHRHNVVERSLALVIAALLLYIPANFLPIMQLNLLGQSSHDTVWSGVVGLFDTGMQGVAVVVFLCSMGIPLLKLLCQLFVLLTIRLDVGRSYGLLLYRIYHHLRDWGMLEVYLMGVLVAIVKLADMAAITIGLGLVCFVSLLLVQVWLEVVMSPHQIWQALSGEDAHAGD, encoded by the coding sequence ATGACCGACCCGGTTGACGCCTCAGGGCTGTCAAATTTACCGCTGGACGATTTGGTGGCGTGTCATGAGTGCGACTTGCTGATGCGCAAGCCTCTACTCGCCCATGGTGAGAAAGCCCTGTGCCCGCGTTGTGGTTACGAGTTGTATGCCCATCGGCACAATGTCGTGGAGCGTAGCCTCGCATTGGTGATCGCTGCTCTATTGTTGTACATCCCGGCGAACTTTTTACCCATCATGCAGCTCAATCTACTCGGACAGTCGTCGCACGATACTGTCTGGAGTGGTGTAGTCGGCTTGTTCGATACGGGCATGCAAGGCGTAGCCGTTGTGGTGTTCCTGTGCAGCATGGGCATCCCCCTGCTCAAACTGCTCTGTCAGTTATTCGTCTTACTGACTATTCGCCTGGATGTTGGACGCAGTTATGGCTTGCTGCTCTATCGCATTTATCACCATCTACGCGATTGGGGGATGTTGGAGGTCTACCTGATGGGAGTGTTGGTGGCCATCGTCAAACTGGCGGATATGGCGGCGATCACCATCGGTCTTGGCCTGGTGTGTTTTGTCAGTTTGTTGTTGGTTCAGGTCTGGCTGGAGGTGGTGATGTCGCCCCATCAGATCTGGCAAGCCTTGTCGGGAGAAGACGCTCATGCGGGCGATTGA
- a CDS encoding paraquat-inducible protein A translates to MRAIDAGILICAECHELNRQDPDTDEQVCTRCGALVHARRPNSLMRTWALLITAAILYIPANVLPIMTVSALGQGDPSTIMSGVIQLVQHGMIPIAAVVFVASILVPTFKLVGIALLLFSVQRHQPLSARQRIVMYRFIEFIGRWSMLDIFVIAILVAVVNFGRLASVEANLGAVAFASVVILTMLAAVTFDPRLIWDNTESDDDHD, encoded by the coding sequence ATGCGGGCGATTGATGCGGGTATTCTGATTTGTGCCGAATGCCACGAATTGAACAGGCAGGACCCGGACACCGACGAGCAGGTCTGTACGCGGTGCGGAGCCTTGGTGCATGCGCGTCGGCCGAACAGCCTGATGCGGACCTGGGCACTGCTGATTACTGCCGCGATTCTCTACATTCCTGCGAACGTGCTGCCGATCATGACGGTTAGTGCACTGGGCCAGGGTGACCCGAGCACCATCATGTCCGGGGTGATCCAGTTGGTTCAGCACGGCATGATCCCGATTGCCGCCGTGGTGTTTGTCGCGAGCATTCTGGTTCCCACCTTCAAACTTGTCGGCATTGCCCTGCTGTTGTTTTCGGTGCAACGCCACCAGCCGTTATCGGCTCGGCAGCGCATCGTCATGTATCGGTTTATCGAGTTCATTGGCCGCTGGTCAATGTTGGATATTTTCGTGATCGCCATTCTGGTGGCGGTGGTGAATTTCGGTCGGCTTGCCAGCGTCGAGGCCAATCTCGGCGCGGTGGCCTTTGCCAGTGTGGTGATTTTGACGATGCTTGCCGCAGTAACTTTCGATCCCCGACTGATTTGGGATAACACGGAGTCGGACGACGACCATGACTGA
- the mksB gene encoding Mks condensin complex protein MksB codes for MIEPKRVLRALAEHWALLEPLCEHFDQGTLSLNELRSQLAAQQLDSTPQDITSLLDVWIRLDILVPVAKSPNRFELNAQIHDFLAYLRREHRLGLCLEIEAYLRHLERLAGYIQDAFDIRDGNDLARQLRLLDMRVRDVLKKLANDEQALVAVAERAKTSDRQIPLRQRYAEVLATWDEYVEPMIQLVNADGAFEQGVRKVENVLLRMLSEQQRLGHLVDDDMLLRTHARILEMQTSAQLTLRHARELLLPLREEARRHNAVTRGAALALSMIRRKGIDAVPQAAMPMFTRPQSTFLGSASQVEAYVYALARFEPKPARFPKAHKTQKGEAPRAPRTVREMLERCEDALPMPDLMTWLLEQEPDGATDELLYWFSRLSREKRFKRERLERRDYHTHEHQVSLRSFALLSARDTAEDSASTLYASTSHAT; via the coding sequence ATGATCGAACCCAAGCGCGTCTTGCGCGCCCTCGCTGAACACTGGGCACTTCTGGAGCCGTTGTGCGAGCACTTCGACCAAGGCACCCTGAGCCTCAACGAACTGCGCTCGCAACTGGCCGCCCAGCAACTGGACAGCACGCCACAGGACATCACCAGCCTGCTGGATGTGTGGATTCGCCTCGACATTCTGGTGCCCGTGGCCAAAAGCCCGAACCGGTTTGAGCTGAACGCGCAGATCCACGACTTCCTCGCCTACCTGCGCCGCGAGCACCGCTTGGGCCTGTGCCTGGAAATCGAAGCCTACCTGCGCCATCTGGAGCGGCTGGCCGGTTACATCCAGGACGCCTTCGACATCCGTGATGGCAACGACCTGGCGCGCCAACTGCGCTTGCTCGACATGCGCGTACGCGATGTGCTGAAAAAACTCGCCAACGACGAACAGGCCCTGGTGGCCGTCGCCGAACGGGCCAAGACCAGCGACCGACAAATCCCGTTGCGCCAGCGTTACGCCGAAGTCCTGGCGACCTGGGACGAATACGTCGAGCCGATGATCCAACTGGTGAACGCCGACGGCGCGTTCGAGCAAGGCGTGCGCAAGGTTGAAAACGTGCTGTTGCGCATGCTCAGCGAACAGCAGCGCCTGGGGCATCTGGTCGACGACGACATGCTGCTGCGCACCCATGCGCGCATCCTCGAAATGCAAACCAGCGCCCAGTTGACCCTGCGTCACGCTCGCGAATTGCTGCTGCCGTTGCGGGAAGAAGCCCGCCGTCACAACGCAGTGACCCGTGGCGCCGCACTGGCCTTGTCGATGATCCGCCGCAAGGGCATCGACGCTGTGCCACAAGCGGCCATGCCGATGTTCACCCGGCCGCAAAGCACCTTCCTCGGCAGCGCCAGCCAGGTCGAAGCCTACGTCTACGCCCTGGCGCGTTTCGAGCCGAAACCGGCGCGTTTCCCCAAGGCCCACAAGACTCAAAAAGGCGAAGCGCCACGCGCGCCGCGCACCGTTCGCGAAATGCTCGAGCGCTGCGAAGACGCGCTGCCGATGCCAGACCTGATGACCTGGCTGCTGGAGCAGGAACCAGACGGTGCAACCGACGAATTGCTGTACTGGTTCTCCCGCCTGTCACGGGAAAAACGCTTCAAACGCGAGCGTCTGGAACGCCGCGATTACCACACTCACGAGCACCAGGTCAGCCTGCGCTCCTTCGCCCTGCTCTCGGCCCGCGACACCGCCGAGGATTCTGCGAGCACCCTCTATGCAAGTACTTCCCATGCAACTTGA